From a region of the Citricoccus muralis genome:
- the rpsL gene encoding 30S ribosomal protein S12, with protein MPTIQQLVRKGRSPKVVKTKAPALQGNPMRRGVCTRVYTTTPKKPNSALRKVARVRLNGGIEVTAYIPGEGHNLQEHSIVLVRGGRVKDLPGVRYKIVRGALDTQGVKGRGQARSRYGAKKEKK; from the coding sequence GTGCCTACGATTCAGCAGCTGGTCCGCAAGGGCCGCTCACCGAAGGTCGTCAAGACCAAGGCTCCTGCACTGCAGGGGAACCCCATGCGCCGTGGCGTGTGCACCCGCGTGTACACCACCACCCCGAAGAAGCCGAACTCCGCACTGCGCAAGGTGGCCCGTGTCCGCCTCAACGGCGGCATCGAAGTCACCGCCTACATTCCGGGCGAGGGCCACAACCTGCAGGAGCACTCCATCGTGCTCGTGCGCGGCGGTCGTGTGAAGGACCTCCCGGGCGTCCGCTACAAGATCGTCCGCGGCGCCTTGGACACCCAGGGTGTCAAGGGTCGCGGCCAGGCCCGCAGCCGCTACGGCGCGAAGAAGGAGAAGAAGTAA